The candidate division WOR-3 bacterium sequence GTTGATAATAACTTCAGAACTGGTTAAACCGCCTCGTGCCGCTGAGCCATAAGAGCCAATCGCACTGCCTTCCTTACCATCTAATACAGCGGCATTAGCAAGTAGTTCCCCGGCTAAAATAATTCCTTGACCGCCAAATCCTGCAATTCTGATTTTAGTCATAATTAAATCTGAATCTTAGAGATTTGCATATTTGATAAATAAAGTTTAACAATTAATTTATCTTTTTTATTGATTACTTTCCAATTGTCCTTTATTTTAATCTTATGATTACACATACTCACCAATAATAATTTTATCAGATAGTTCTTCTTTTTTCATTGTTTTTGCCGACTCGTATCGAATTGAACGACTTTTAATATCCATCAGCATCTCATATAGCGTAGGCATCTTATTTCTGCGACCAAATTGAGTTGGGCAAGGCGAGACAACATCAATAAAGGAAAACCCTTTTGTTGTCATTGCTTTTTTAATAGAGTTTATTAAGGGTTTAATATGAAAGACTGTATATCGGACAACATATTGGGCATTACAGGCTTTGACAAGTTGGCATAAATCAAATGCTGGTTCCGGATTACCGGCAACAGTTGTTTGGGTTTTTGCATCTTTAGGTGTCGTGGGTGAAACTTGACCACCAGTCATTCCATAAATACTATTATTGGCGCAGATAACTGTCATCTCAATATTTCTTCTGGCTGCATGAATTAAATGATTTCCGCCAATTGCGGCTAAATCGCCATCTCCAGAAATTACCACAACTTTTAGTTCGGGATTGACCAATTTGACACCTGTAGCATAAGCAATCGGTCTGCCGTGTAAAGTGTGTAAAGTGTCAGTAGCAAAATGGGGACTGGGAATCCAAGCACCACAGCCAATTCCTGAAACAAAAACCATCTTATTAAAATCTAATTGCAATTCGTCAATTGCTCGTAAGATGGCACCCATTAAAATACCATGTCCGCATCCTGCACAAAACGGACTTGGAAATACTTCGGTTCTTAAATATTTGTAAAGATGTTCGCTCATAAATAACTTGCCGTAGCTAATGCGGAACTCGCACTGATATTTCTTTACGGATAATAATTTTAGATGCAGCCCAACATCTTGTGATTTTGTAAAAGTTGAGTTGATAATTTTGTAGTCTCATAAATTTTTGTTTGCTTCTTTATATACCATTG is a genomic window containing:
- a CDS encoding thiamine pyrophosphate-dependent enzyme; amino-acid sequence: MSEHLYKYLRTEVFPSPFCAGCGHGILMGAILRAIDELQLDFNKMVFVSGIGCGAWIPSPHFATDTLHTLHGRPIAYATGVKLVNPELKVVVISGDGDLAAIGGNHLIHAARRNIEMTVICANNSIYGMTGGQVSPTTPKDAKTQTTVAGNPEPAFDLCQLVKACNAQYVVRYTVFHIKPLINSIKKAMTTKGFSFIDVVSPCPTQFGRRNKMPTLYEMLMDIKSRSIRYESAKTMKKEELSDKIIIGEYV